Proteins encoded within one genomic window of Pseudomonadota bacterium:
- a CDS encoding NAD-dependent epimerase/dehydratase family protein: MGRKKVLVIGGSGFVGQALVSLLTPFYSVYVLGRGRHPVLSAGTRLLSADRYRPEQLYAVAAAAGPFDTVVDICPSHRPDTENVWNAFSAGASHWISISSVAVYRRSPGLFPAEGHPVGGSRAWGDYGRGKSRSDEFLIQAVSGRTAAVTIFRPVYLYGPRNSFYREAFVWDRIASGQDIVVPGRGQAPAQFLHVQDLARAVVLALRKPPSRLAVYNIAGDEIISLGEWVEMLADIAGAGKARIRNMIFPGHPFPFADVACCADTAAVRQQLRWEPDYPLREGFAQTFLTWTPAATRSAFPPAFAAAAP, from the coding sequence ATGGGCAGGAAAAAGGTTCTGGTGATCGGTGGTTCCGGGTTTGTGGGGCAGGCGCTTGTTTCCCTGCTGACCCCGTTTTACAGCGTTTACGTTCTGGGCCGCGGCCGCCATCCGGTCCTGTCCGCAGGAACCCGTTTGCTGTCGGCCGACCGGTACAGGCCGGAGCAGCTTTATGCCGTGGCAGCCGCAGCTGGCCCTTTTGATACTGTGGTTGATATCTGCCCCTCTCACAGGCCTGACACGGAAAACGTGTGGAATGCCTTCAGCGCCGGGGCGAGCCACTGGATATCCATCAGCTCCGTGGCTGTTTACAGGCGGTCTCCGGGGCTTTTTCCTGCGGAAGGACATCCGGTCGGCGGGAGCAGGGCGTGGGGTGACTATGGCCGTGGAAAAAGCAGATCCGATGAATTCCTGATCCAGGCCGTGTCAGGCCGCACGGCGGCCGTAACCATTTTCCGGCCTGTCTATCTGTATGGTCCGCGAAATTCCTTTTACCGGGAGGCTTTTGTCTGGGACCGGATTGCGTCAGGGCAGGATATCGTCGTGCCGGGCCGTGGCCAGGCGCCTGCCCAGTTCCTGCATGTGCAGGACCTGGCGCGTGCAGTCGTGCTGGCCCTGCGAAAACCTCCGTCCCGCCTGGCGGTCTATAACATCGCCGGAGATGAAATCATATCACTGGGGGAATGGGTGGAGATGCTGGCCGATATTGCCGGAGCGGGAAAGGCGCGGATCCGGAACATGATTTTTCCAGGCCACCCGTTCCCCTTTGCGGATGTGGCCTGCTGCGCCGATACAGCCGCGGTCCGCCAGCAGTTGCGCTGGGAGCCGGATTATCCGCTCAGGGAAGGATTTGCGCAGACATTCCTGACGTGGACTCCTGCCGCGACGCGTTCTGCCTTTCCGCCTGCTTTTGCCGCCGCCGCTCCCTGA
- a CDS encoding phasin family protein produces the protein MAARRSQRSSDTRAEETAEPRAHPFAAPPFATEALHRFSETAGQSAGQMGSLLSHGMKASEDVTRHATQGMDVMIQCSTVLADGAQSALKELAGYVQESMQMQMKAMTDMMHAHTLQEMLSVQGRIVREEMEACLNMGIRMSELSGRTGTDTVRRLAECCERTAFFHDERAGRDTGQKT, from the coding sequence ATGGCTGCCCGCAGATCACAGCGTTCTTCCGATACCCGTGCGGAGGAAACCGCAGAACCCCGCGCCCATCCCTTTGCGGCTCCCCCTTTCGCGACCGAGGCCCTGCACCGGTTCAGCGAGACGGCAGGACAGTCAGCGGGGCAGATGGGATCCCTGCTGTCCCACGGCATGAAGGCATCCGAGGATGTGACCCGGCACGCGACCCAGGGGATGGATGTGATGATCCAGTGCAGTACAGTCCTGGCGGACGGGGCCCAGTCGGCGCTGAAGGAGCTGGCGGGCTATGTCCAGGAGTCCATGCAGATGCAGATGAAGGCCATGACTGACATGATGCATGCCCATACCCTCCAGGAGATGCTGTCGGTCCAGGGTCGCATTGTGCGCGAGGAGATGGAGGCCTGCCTGAACATGGGCATCCGGATGTCCGAGCTTTCGGGGCGGACAGGAACCGACACAGTCCGCCGCCTGGCGGAATGCTGCGAGAGGACGGCCTTTTTCCATGACGAGCGTGCCGGCAGGGATACGGGCCAGAAAACCTGA
- a CDS encoding SDR family NAD(P)-dependent oxidoreductase: protein MKNPRSIVITGASSGIGMALALEYAAPGVTLALTGCDPGRLNQIHGACIARGAAVTAAVLDVRDRDGLQTWLLDVDGKTPVDLVIANAGISAGTGEDGETESQARAIFSVNVDGVLNTVYPLLEPMIRRGRGQVAIMSSLASFRGFPGAPAYCAGKAAVRVWGESLRVALKPRGIGVSVICPGFVDTRMTAVNRFPMPFLIKPEQAAVLIRRRLSANQGRIAFPWPMALAARILTTLPAGLTDILLRATPPKAALSPKD from the coding sequence ATGAAAAACCCCCGCAGTATCGTCATCACCGGCGCGTCCAGCGGCATCGGCATGGCGCTGGCGCTGGAGTATGCCGCGCCCGGCGTGACGCTGGCCCTGACCGGGTGCGATCCCGGGCGTCTGAACCAGATACACGGGGCCTGTATTGCGAGAGGGGCCGCCGTCACTGCTGCCGTTCTGGATGTCCGGGACCGGGACGGACTGCAGACGTGGCTTCTGGATGTGGATGGAAAAACGCCTGTCGATCTGGTCATCGCCAATGCCGGAATCTCTGCAGGCACGGGAGAGGACGGGGAGACGGAATCCCAGGCCCGGGCCATCTTCTCCGTGAACGTAGACGGTGTTCTGAACACGGTGTATCCCCTGCTGGAGCCTATGATCCGCCGGGGCCGGGGGCAGGTTGCCATCATGTCGTCCCTGGCCTCGTTCCGGGGTTTTCCCGGCGCGCCGGCCTATTGCGCCGGCAAGGCAGCGGTGCGGGTCTGGGGCGAAAGCCTGCGGGTCGCCCTGAAGCCCCGGGGAATCGGCGTCAGCGTGATCTGTCCCGGCTTTGTGGATACGCGCATGACGGCGGTCAACCGCTTTCCCATGCCCTTTCTCATAAAGCCGGAGCAGGCAGCGGTCCTCATCCGCCGCAGGCTGTCCGCGAACCAGGGACGGATTGCTTTCCCCTGGCCCATGGCGCTGGCGGCGCGGATCCTGACAACCCTTCCGGCCGGACTGACCGACATTCTGTTGCGGGCCACGCCGCCCAAGGCAGCCCTTTCCCCGAAAGACTGA